The Bradyrhizobium sp. CCBAU 051011 DNA segment TGCAGGTCGGATACGTGGGAGCCGTCGTCGCGCGAATATTTCTCATAAAGCTGAAGGCTCGTTCGCCCGGATTCGCCCGGCTGCATGCGATTCTGCATGTCGCACGCGCGAGCAAGACTGACCATTCCACAAGCTGAAGCCCGGTTGGTTGCATGCTCCGCTCTACTTCTCACCCGATTGCGAAACGATGGTGGCGTAGTTCCCCGCGTTGAATGCCGTTGTCGCGACACCCTTGCGCGAGACTGACGCTGCGGCACCCGGCGCGCGATTGACCTCGACGCGAACAACGTCGCCAGGTTCCACAAGCGCTCCGTCGTCAGCCGGGAATGTCGCCATCGCGCCATCCTTGCGCCGCTGTATCCAGTAGGAAAGCGACTTCCCGCCGCTCTCATTTTGAGCCGTCCGCGGCGACGTCGTTGTTTCGGCGACAAGCGTTTCAGACGTATTTATCCGATTGATCAGTTGCTCGATGCTGGCCTTGGCCTCCCGCAGTTCGGACGAGGCTTTCGCCTTTCCGTCCTTGACCAGATCGGTCGCATCCCGCTCCGTCTTCCGCACTTCCTGCTGAGCCCGCACTAACGCTGTTTGCACGTCAAGCATTCCGCTTTGAATATCTGCGGTCGTGCGCTCCAGCGCGAACTGCCGAGACGTGACTGCAAGCCCCTTATCGACAAGCGCGCCGACGGTATTCAGCTCGCGCTGGGCCAGGGCGACCTGCTTCTCCTGTGTCGCCAGCTTGCTCCGCAGTGAGGTAATCTCCTTCTCATACAGCGATCGCAGTTCCGACAAGGCCGCGAGCTGCGATTGCAGCGCGTCGCGCCGGGTTATCAGGATCGTTGCCTCCTCTGCCAGGAGACTTCCGATGTCCTTCTTGTTGGCGAGCTCGGGCGGGAGAGTGATTGTGTTCTGCTCGGCAAGTTCAGCTTCGAGCCGAGCGCGGCGGATGTAGGTCCGCCACAGTTCCAGACGTGCAGCCTCGACGTTTCCTGCCGCGTTGATCTGCTCCCGCATCCCGGCTTCGCTTGGCCGATGCAAGCCGCCGGCTACGCCGACTGCCTGCAAGACGCTTAAGCCGGGACGAAAGCTGAATTCACCGGGGCGCTCCACATCGCCGAGCACGTAGAACGGGCGATACTGGACTATCTCGACCGCCGCTTCCTGCGCACCCATAAAGCCGGTGCGCTTGTACAGTTCTGCCGTGATCGCACGAGCGAGTTGATCGCTGGTCCGCCCCTCCGCGGCGATTTCGCCGATCATCGGCAAGGACACGCGACCGGCGGGATTTACGGTGTATTCCGCGCCAAGCGGCGTCCACTCGTAGTATTCGGCCTTGCCGGCACGCCATTCGACGACTTTCAGGCGCAGTTTGTCCTGAGGACCGAGAAGATATTCAGCGCTGAAAGCCGGTGTGGCGAGAAGTTGAAGCACGCAAAGGGCCGCAAGCCATGCGCCTACGCCCGGTGGTGTGACGCGATGGCTCCAAATCGAAGCCGTAATCCATGTCTCCATCGAGTTACGCGGCATGCGGTGATCCTCTTCTGATCTCATGGCGGCAGCATTCCTTCATTACGCTTCGTTGCGCTGACGAAAGCTGCAAGACGAGCAGCGATCTCCGCGAGGGCCGGCGGCAGCGATCGCGTAAGACTAGTCAGGAAAGCGACATCACCGGGCTCGACCGCGTTCACTACGCGCAGCCCAACCACGTAGACCGCCGCCCCTGCGGCAATCGCCACCGGTATGCTTGAAGGATGGCCAATAACCTTGATGCAAACGGATGCCGCCGCAGCGCTGGCGAGTGCAGCAGCGCAGAGCTTCAGAGCCGCGACCACCGGAACGGTGAATCCGAGCCGCTGCACGACGAACCAGCAACCCAGACCGATCATCAACATCTGAATTGCCACCCGCGCGGAAGCGGCGCCCATCACGCCGAATTCGGGAATCAGCAGGAAGCCGGCGGCCAGCGCACATGCGGCGCCACAGAGGGAGCTCACAAATACGAAATCACTTCGCTCAAGCGCCTGCACCAGACTGGTGGCGACTGTCGACAACACGCTTAGCGCAGCAACGGAAACAAGGATCATTGCCGCCGGCACGGCGGCGACGAACTTGTCACCATAGAGAGCCGGCAGCAGTTCTGGGATAATGGCAGCG contains these protein-coding regions:
- a CDS encoding polysaccharide biosynthesis/export family protein is translated as MRSEEDHRMPRNSMETWITASIWSHRVTPPGVGAWLAALCVLQLLATPAFSAEYLLGPQDKLRLKVVEWRAGKAEYYEWTPLGAEYTVNPAGRVSLPMIGEIAAEGRTSDQLARAITAELYKRTGFMGAQEAAVEIVQYRPFYVLGDVERPGEFSFRPGLSVLQAVGVAGGLHRPSEAGMREQINAAGNVEAARLELWRTYIRRARLEAELAEQNTITLPPELANKKDIGSLLAEEATILITRRDALQSQLAALSELRSLYEKEITSLRSKLATQEKQVALAQRELNTVGALVDKGLAVTSRQFALERTTADIQSGMLDVQTALVRAQQEVRKTERDATDLVKDGKAKASSELREAKASIEQLINRINTSETLVAETTTSPRTAQNESGGKSLSYWIQRRKDGAMATFPADDGALVEPGDVVRVEVNRAPGAAASVSRKGVATTAFNAGNYATIVSQSGEK